The Streptomyces sp. NBC_01439 genome contains the following window.
GCGGTGCGCCGGCTTCGCTAACTCGCCCCGCGCCGGGGTTTTGGTCGCTGGCATGCGGTCACTCCGGGTTCAGCGAGTTCATGCGACTGTCATGTGGTCGTCCTGCGGTTGCGGAACGCGATGCGCAGCACGGTCACCGGTGCCGCGTCGTCCGGTCGCAGGCAGGGGTCGTCGAGCCGCTCACCGTAGGAGCCGAGGATCTCCGAGAAGCGCTCGCCCACTTCGGTGAGTTCGGCGGCAGTCAGGTAGACGACGTCGTCGCCGAACCACTCCGCCCGGCGCCACTCGCCCGGTAGTTGGTGCCGGGTGTCGATCGCGTGCGTCATGTGCTCGAAGTAGCGCTGGGCCATGGCCGTGCTGAGTGCCTCGGCCGCCTCGCCTTCGGCGTTCTGCCAGTTGGTGTAGTGGGCCGTGGCGCGCCAGGGCTTCTCCCGGCCCTGACCGCCCTCGGCGTGTTCGACCAGACCGTACTTCGCGAGCGTCCGCAGGTGATAGGAGCAGCTCGCGACGGACTCGCCGGTGAGCTGCGCGGCGCGGGTCGCCGTGAAGGGCCCTTCGACCCGCAGCAGTGCGACCAGCTTCATGCGGGTCGGGTGGGCGTAGGCGCGCAGAGCGCGGGGGTCCGTGAGATGGACGGACCGCCGCAACCCCCCGGCTTCGTCGCCGGGCGTGATCTCAGCCATGCTTCTAAACATATCTTGCTAAAGAACCCTTTACAAGCGCCGCGGAGCCCCCCGAAAGGCCGCTGAGGTACGCCCGGTCCGGGCCGGTCCGGGCCGGGATGGCGTGGCGTCGCCGATCAGCCGGTGCCCGCTGATCCGGGGCGCCGCGCACCCGCAGAACGGCCCGCACGTCGGCCGTTACTCGTACCGGTGCTTCAGTGAATCCGCCTCCGCCTCCTCGATGTCGGCGATCGTCAGCTCCGGCATCCGCAGCTGGGCCAACATCACCTCGGCCGAGGTCGGCTGGGCGTCGGCCGGCAACCACCGTTCCGGCTTCCAGGCCCCGCTGCGCAGGAGCGACTTGGGGCAGTGCGGGTAGACCTCTTCGATCCCCAACACCAGGGCACTGGCCGGCGGTTTGCCCACGGCGGTCAGCTGCGACAGCAGTTCCGGGCGGGTGGAGACGCAGGCCCGGCCGTTCACCCTCAGCGTCGTGGTGCGGCCCGGGATGACGAACAGCAGCCCGGCCCGTCCGGTGGCGACGACGTTCCGCAGGGTGTCCAGACGCTTGTTGCCGGTCGCGTCTGGTACTGCCACCGTCCGTGAGTCCAAGACGGCGACGAATCCGGCGGGTCCGCCGCGCGGGGAAACGTCACAGTTGCCCTCGGCGTCCGCGCTGGCGACCAGGACCAGTGCGGAGCATTCGATCAACCGCCCTGTCTGTTCGGTGAGTTCGGTCATCTGCTTGCGTAAGGCCGTGTCCTTGGGTAGTTCGTAGACCCGGCGCAACGCCTCCTGGTCGGAAAGGGCGTCGAGGCGGAGCGAGTCGAAGGCACTGCTTGCATGGGGCTGTGTCATGCCCCGACCCTAAGAGGCGGACCTGGGACCGATCTCGGCAGGTGAATGCACCACACGAGCGACGTGAGGGTGAGCGCCGGCGGGTCCCTCTGTGGACCGGGCCCGCCGATGAGGTGTTGCGCGTGATCTCCGTCGGCGTGCCATGAGCGCAGCGTCAGGAACCGCTGGCTTCGGCCGGATGGTTGAGCCGGCAGCGGACGTCGACGATGCCCTCGACGGAGCCGGTGAGGCGTTCGGCCAGGGGGATCAGGTCGGGGTCCGCCACCCCGCCGGTCAGGGTGGCGATCCCTTGGACCACGGTGACCTCGACGGCTTCACGGGAGAGGGGGAAGAGGCGGTCCACGACGGTGTCGCGGATCTCGGTGGCGAGATCCTCGTCGGTGCGGAGGAAGACCTTGAGGAGGTCGGCCCGGCTGACGATGCCCTTGAGGGTGCCGTCGGCGTCGACGACCGGGAGGCGCTTGATGTGCCGGTCGGCCATGAGCCGGGCGGCCCGGGGCAAGGTCGCGTCGGGGCGGATCGTGACCGCCGGGTGGTCATCAGGTCCTCGGCGCGGGTGGAGCCCGCCTTGGCGGTGTCGCCGAGACGGCGCATCTGCTCGATCAGGCCCGGGCGGTGCTCGTGGAACTCCTCCTTGGGCAGGAGGTCGGCCTCGGAGACCACGCCGACGACGCGGCCCTCGCCCTCGATGACGGGGAGGGCGGTCACCTTCCA
Protein-coding sequences here:
- a CDS encoding winged helix-turn-helix domain-containing protein, which translates into the protein MAEITPGDEAGGLRRSVHLTDPRALRAYAHPTRMKLVALLRVEGPFTATRAAQLTGESVASCSYHLRTLAKYGLVEHAEGGQGREKPWRATAHYTNWQNAEGEAAEALSTAMAQRYFEHMTHAIDTRHQLPGEWRRAEWFGDDVVYLTAAELTEVGERFSEILGSYGERLDDPCLRPDDAAPVTVLRIAFRNRRTTT
- a CDS encoding MSMEG_1061 family FMN-dependent PPOX-type flavoprotein; this translates as MTQPHASSAFDSLRLDALSDQEALRRVYELPKDTALRKQMTELTEQTGRLIECSALVLVASADAEGNCDVSPRGGPAGFVAVLDSRTVAVPDATGNKRLDTLRNVVATGRAGLLFVIPGRTTTLRVNGRACVSTRPELLSQLTAVGKPPASALVLGIEEVYPHCPKSLLRSGAWKPERWLPADAQPTSAEVMLAQLRMPELTIADIEEAEADSLKHRYE